One window of Micromonas commoda chromosome 1, complete sequence genomic DNA carries:
- a CDS encoding global transcription factor group C (Predicted homolog Saccharomyces cerevisiae Spt16 protein, a subunit of the heterodimeric FACT complex (Spt16p-Pob3p), facilitates RNA Polymerase II transcription elongation through nucleosomes by destabilizing and then reassembling nucleosome structure ChromDB ID: GTC20101) has product MPEPIINAQQCASRLEQLLTSWSRNESMWHGATGLLIGTGVNTEDDLRYLKSVALELWLFGYELPDTLILFTKTEIHVVTGGKKAKLLDAITENISGDTSLTLVVHHKPKGEDGKAQVGELLTVIMEQKLKVGVVGKEVKEGNLTEYATSSLRSRGIDVVDVSSGIADAMCIKDDIEQPIIRKAAALTSNAMKWLVERVENIVNDNQKISHAKLSEQCEDQILEPGKLGLTDLYADDVDICYPPIIQSGGNYELKLSAQSTDNKLHYGVVHLSIGARYMQYCVNIGRTMMIDPTKTMEEIYAAATAAQEAALATLIDGADLAAPFAAAKQALLEANPAGRGEELVAMLGKTVGHAIGLELREKSISLGPKFRGSAQTIRAGQCFNIQIALANLTNEDVKQNSKLRTWAIMIADTALVTSDGKPPEILTKNVKKHVQDIAYQINDDEKEELSMIDQNRAKAATVAEGGVVMHAKTRHELSGPGHEEMRRQKQVTLTDRKNRETHARLVGAQQASTEGVKGGATADFTSYINTSSVPVPRSAELVLAVDRESESILLPIHGYLVPLHIMALKSVSVTQDSGASFIRINFNSPAAPGAVEANAVYAANIKFPDLCFLREISYRSSDSKHANYVVQEMRALKRMVTQRESEKAERATLVRQERLVMSHGRVHRLVGLWMLPTFGGRGGRKAGTLEAHTNGLRYVGAKADEQVDVIYSNIKFAFFQPAKKEIKTLIHFHLHNPIMVGKKKTKDVQFYMEIMEAVQNLDGGRRNMYDPDEIEEEQRDREREKRIHKEFSGFCRKVQDIWEKDFPNLDLEFDSPYHDLAFDGVPFKSTVRILPTATCLVELTEFPPLVVSAEDMEVINLERVGFHLKNFDMAIVFKDFTKDVHRIDQIPIQNLDNIKQWLATLDIKYYEGKANLNWKPLLKQIREDPDEWLVSGGWEFLNNEIDDDEDEDGGGLESESDFEPSDSEDESESDEESDTESLVDSAEDDVSDDDDNEDDGMDWDELEEEAMAADEEASESDGKKRKRRAEVKKRRM; this is encoded by the exons ATGCCCGAGCCTATCATCAACGCACAGCAGTGCGCATCACGTCTCGAACAGTTGTTGACGAGCTGGAGCCGGAACGAATCCATGTGGCATGGCGCCACTGGATTATTGATAGGAACTGGCGTCAACACTGAAGATGACTTGCGCTACCTGAAgagcgtcgcgctcgagctgtGGCTCTTCGGTTACGAGCTACCAGATACCTTGATTTTGTTTACCAAGACAGAAATCCATGTGGTAACCGGTGGTAAGAAAG CCAAGCTTTTGGATGCTATCACAGAGAATATTTCGGGCGATACTAGTTTGACCTTGGTCGTCCATCATAAGCCCAAAGGCGAGGATGGAAAGGCTCAAGTTGGCGAGCTCTTAACGGTTATTATGGAACAAAAACTCAAAGTGGGAGTTGTCGGCAAAGAGGTTAAAGAAGGAAACCTTACCGAGTATGCCACGAGCTCGCTCAGATCGCGAGGAATCGATGTCGTGGATGTCAGCTCTGGAATTGCCGATGCAATGTGCATCAAGGATGATATTGAGCAACCTATCATCAGGAAAGCAGCTGCTCTAACCTCCAACGCTATGAAATGGCTGGTAGAACGGGTGGAAAACATAGTAAACGACAATCAGAAGATCAGTCACGCGAAATTGAGCGAGCAGTGCGAAGATCAGATTTTGGAGCCTGGCAAGCTTGGTCTTACGGATTTATATGCGGACGATGTCGATATTTGCTATCCCCCAATCATCCAGTCAGGCGGAAACTATGAGCTCAAGTTATCAGCGCAGAGCACTGACAACAAACTCCACTATGGTGTCGTGCACCTGTCCATCGGCGCCAGATACATGCAGTACTGTGTTAATATCGGTCGCACGATGATGATAGATCCAACCAAGACGATGGAGGAGATATATGCCGCGGCTACTGCCGCGCAGGAGGCAGCACTTGCTACGCTTATTGACGGAGCTGACCTTGCTGCGCCTTTTGCTGCTGCCAAGCAGGCGCTTCTAGAGGCCAACCCTGCTGGAAGAGGAGAAGAGCTTGTTGCCATGTTGGGAAAAACAGTCGGTCATGCCATTGGATTAGAGCTCAGGGAAAAAAGTATTTCTCTGGGGCCCAAGTTCCGGGGATCAGCACAAACGATTAGAGCTGGCCAATGTTTCAACATTCAAATTGCCTTGGCAAACTTGACTAACGAGGACGTCAAACAGAACTCAAAGTTGCGCACGTGGGCAATCATGATCGCAGACACGGCATTAGTTACATCCGATGGAAAACCACCTGAAATACTCACCAAAAATGTCAAAAAGCATGTCCAGGACATCGCGTATCAAATAAACGATGATGAAAAAGAGGAACTCAGTATGATTGATCAAAACAGGGCAAAAGCAGCCACAGTGGCAGAAGGTGGCGTTGTTATGCATGCCAAAACACGACACGAACTCAGTGGACCAGGTCATGAGGAGATGCGACGACAGAAGCAAGTGACATTGACTGACAGGAAAAACCGAGAGACTCACGCCCGTCTTGTTGGGGCGCAGCAAGCATCAACAGAAGGGGTAAAGGGTGGCGCTACTGCAGACTTCACTTCATACATTAACACGTCGTCTGTTCCTGTTCCGAGGTCAGCAGAATTAGTACTTGCAGTGGATCGCGAGTCAGAGTCTATTCTATTACCCATCCACGGCTATCTTGTCCCGCTTCACATCATGGCACTGAAGAGCGTGAGCGTAACACAAGACTCTGGAGCTAGCTTCATTCGCATTAACTTCAATTCCCCTGCCGCTCCAGGGGCTGTTGAGGCAAACGCTGTTTACGCTGCAAATATCAAGTTTCCTGATCTTTGTTTTTTGCGTGAAATATCTTACAGGTCCTCCGACAGCAAGCATGCAAATTATGTCGTGCAGGAGATGAGGGCACTGAAACGCATGGTCACACAGAGAGAATCAGAGAAGGCCGAACGTGCTACTCTAGTACGCCAAGAACGCCTTGTGATGTCCCATGGAAGGGTGCACCGTCTTGTGGGGCTTTGGATGCTCCCCACTTTCGGTGGCCGTGGCGGTAGGAAGGCAGGTACGCTGGAAGCCCACACGAACGGCCTACGGTATGTCGGCGCTAAGGCCGACGAGCAAGTAGACGTCATTTACAGCAACATCAAATTCGCATTTTTTCAACCTGCCAAAAAAGAGATAAAAACATTGATACACTTCCACCTTCACAATCCAATTATGGTCGGCAAGAAAAAGACGAAAGATGTTCAATTTTATATGGAAATCATGGAGGCAGTCCAGAACCTGGACGGTGGCAGAAGGAACATGTATGACCCCGATGAAATCGAAGAAGAGCAGCGTGACAGAGAAAGAGAAAAACGTATTCATAAGGAATTTTCCGGATTTTGCCGTAAGGTGCAGGACATCTGGGAGAAAGACTTCCCCAACCTTGATCTTGAATTTGACTCGCCCTACCATGATCTTGCATTCGATGGTGTTCCATTCAAGTCTACAGTGCGCATTCTTCCCACAGCAACTTGTCTAGTTGAGCTCACTGAATTTCCACCGCTGGTCGTCTCAGCTGAGGATATGGAGGTCATAaacctcgaacgcgtcggctTTCACCTCAAAAATTTTGACATGGCGATTGTATTCAAAGACTTCACCAAAGACGTCCACAGGATAGATCAAATCCCGATTCAGAATCTAGACAACATAAAACAATGGCTCGCGACTCTCGACATTAAGTACTATGAGGGAAAAGCAAATCTGAACTGGAAGCCTCTTTTGAAGCAGATTAGGGAGGATCCTGATGAGTGGCTTGTGTCAGGGGGTTGGGAGTTCTTAAACAATGAGATAGATGatgacgaagacgaggatggcggcggttTAGAGAGCGAGTCTGATTTTGAACCGTCTGATTCTGAGGATGAATCTGAGTCGGATGAGGAAAGCGATACTGAGTCCCTAGTCGACTCGGCAGAGGACGACGTAAGCGATGACGATGATAACGAGGATGATGGGATGGATTGGGACGAACTCGAAGAGGAAGCCATGGCTGCTGACGAAGAAGCGTCGGAAAGTGACGGCAAAAAAAGGAAGCGGAGGGCAGAGGTGAAGAAACGAAGGATGTGA
- a CDS encoding predicted protein, producing MAELTVLRFFALVIACSVCSIPHKTLAESSHALFPSGYPRVEYRNGTNTFKLFMALDRAGTAFFVAVPRVDPITNTAMPTPDEILAGNASVSAGEVAAAAGSLTFTDPDTERMLFVDGLPDESTFDLYFATQSGRQSVSGNAVASPASATISKMNALVIGDVTPPLFVMGTPHTVGHGATSITVLVAASEQNSSYHAIILPSGSSPPRTALEVYNGILSVNTANAAIVFKGSGPVPFFDTIPLTFVGDLSPGSAYKIYLTIADRNGNVNPVVQVVHASTKYCTPCPIFKVLAVGTRCDCVVPTIFTLRVLTTGNELMNNRGALKASVAEQLGVAVSQVAMMSWERAVGHPGYMTVTLSVLPFSASDNSTTAAVASALASENLNIGGAPSEVSDLMLSGEPDTRILFGSRNRPKGRTNPMTEDGSIPGQPMEDPEPTNRALFHWKVRFGDTECTACMSQCKLDNGHWTSCTSPKVYYALPQGEHNFFVRGLGGDGVPDSNPARYTWTIRYRTEVYFGVDRIPPASVNSSNITFSLSSNKRGAMFEYSFNSYDKFPVYRSLPQGVSTVKVNSSVGVNIFAARAIAEGETSTTVAKHTWVYDIYEPFANVTTSAVKNGSMVNKLTNIQFVVFGNDTDPTFLPNAGVEEIWIRFMRVKDSATSPPPLFDWRLADHIFAAQTEFTLDSTISGLPNGMYVLSARAVDKAGNSRYTDDAYGHDHYYFELSDQVPGMPIVSSAITVEDVMTAVNNTVTGERQLRISSTIPSAEAYAYLFTDIRNGQLFWPDGVTEIFDGDYVLAANVSDGLRYLPSKDLNNKAVLLDGTHPNFSFTVRSAGSFDNRALVDTPVIAHISVLSANDPPVLDPDEDYHLTGLYIYDAVSNVTNIGDSVFDIVNKGFSDIDEGYNSTRANMGMVILSADSSRGVWHWSDSAGMTWHDFPEDLSPERPLLVRAGLKDRLRYLPKLENGLPLDDLVWTSSITFRAWDGVSGHVTGSRGQWFFAEGYPLNTTLHPAAKYNDSLFPPPQASKFIYYDATSFDAGGFHSMTIASAYIELYGIRYGAYVRANRRDTELERLRQEKARQSFCPPDHGSALRLPVHDGNASVSMRVDRNTERIIVKPPWTVEAWVRRDVVTNEQTLFSDPLTGGAILLGLAPGTGISGVILPHQSEARKIARHNFYTAKNNTAADHAAAQISMVEAACPRWNFSLPLNKWTHLAFVALPDGESYRPPRAYIRLYVDGLYIGSIGPDAGMNMPLGTIGSPGRAAFAIDEVKYWSSARTPYDLFYNKGLFLAGDEPDLVSYLALEEGCGNTTHDMAAAASSEAQSIWDIHVTNASWERQILGLLRCAEILAVTSNHVSSGGGITITLHGASFRRPQLASMKYLNHQVIPPALDWDWRNPICRFGYRGRTLDVPATIVSSEIVTCPAATWSDANMMRGFVSLEFCDLGMSCCSSPARLDVPRPNIYPANYMPQLQNMEVNTQILHRHAKATDVWPLNFETFTGTMIMIRGWGFAPLTDDVKLGYRGHDDDAYCNYTTVLFDSSTLFDSANGLKFTTSSVRSAQYRDTPNASAPLYSKMLNFSEWEKINSIANESGRSFTRWFSVPAHIISGSLAVCETPVLPHTFSTTRAVVHLHVSLMLNNGAMKVDVGPQLKWPVRAVFPDKLRVTRVVADDLNSKGIFIAEQDGGTVLMLSTTHTDPAADPSCQFGSVKVHGRFAGLHNVECVLPVAQGPVGDSKVVEVRFTLFSGASRHDPVYSRLGDQAVTMAWSTPANLIASTPSVLTLDSVAQGEVHIFGSSFPADVAKVACSFGNFTDWGAQIPTDEAVLFATSLAVSVLRCSPPKAFMAVGFFPLTLNVAHAVKNVFSHAGDDLLIMFRMNPSVSALGADAGPTNGGWLVSLYGDGFLPGDGCALVVSGGNADKCSTPGYLVSSAILRCEAPDLTRMSRAPASAQVSETGSHDPESIDDSGESNFIIDEQSFDRNPTLRIHLAVPGGWDGQTLVQGTSGSASATTFQPVDDLDIIRPAYLPASGGTILHLTGHNLLTQISIRNRGRCSVGTYDVATRPASAVFDQITIECVTPALLPSRITKTSGLHVAAVPAYPSGLVGSNVTTHPIGYAPILARVTNMLVGSPAPLEGTIGPGLEIFTSLSFASHETITTSSGSLKDLFSGTMKLVCFVPEYNHSLVIEELENEAEDANHLQQHRYLMVPTTMQTIHALTSPNSNGKASRGCCSLPRAPKSTSAGFSTMFVGPTSAESLTATTALLSVEFEYAFSPEPYSFSTHSGTVPIQVLDSNVRFQHLISSRGRGFYVASGAGTKREDTILDITHDAVATAGGKTGKVFHGCSDGCEHPNDDESAVIFNRDVNENEEKMDLGCAWWHGSGAGTAALPIHVVGQDFRRGAGMLVRFGGTPESAGASSRQFSSVALFESSALDHMRRATINILTRMVMVPAHFVSSVIVKVEPPQSKQLKPGSVPLAVTGNGGASFSTRTLLYSQEFPN from the coding sequence ATGGCGGAGCTGACTGTGCTCCGCTTCTTCGCACTGGTGATTGCATGCTCCGTGTGCAGCATACCTCACAAAACTCTTGCCGAGTCATCGCACGCTTTGTTTCCGTCGGGATACCCTCGCGTGGAGTATCGAAATGGCACCAACACGTTTAAGCTCTTTATGGCCTTAGATCGCGCTGGCAccgccttcttcgtcgccgtgccccgCGTAGACCCGATTACAAACACCGCAATGCCCACGCCAGACGAGATACTCGCGGGAAATGCGAGTGTCAGTGCAGGCGAAGTTGCGGCGGCAGCGGGCTCGCTCACGTTCACAGATCCAGACACAGAGCGCATGTTGTTTGTCGACGGCCTGCCTGATGAATCCACGTTTGACTTGTATTTTGCCACACAATCTGGAAGACAGAGTGTTTCAGGGAACGCAGTTgcgtcacccgcgtcggcaACTATATCAAAAATGAATGCGTTGGTTATCGGCGAcgtcacgccgccgctgttCGTGATGGGCACCCCGCACACAGTTGGTCATGGTGCGACAAGTATAACAGTTTTGGTTGCTGCATCCGAACAAAACTCCTCTTACCACGCCATCATATTACCGAGcggatcctcgccgccaaggacaGCACTTGAGGTATATAATGGAATCCTGTCTGTAAATACAGCGAACGCAGCGATCGTGTTCAAGGGTTCGGGCCCTGTTCCGTTCTTTGACACAATCCCCTTGACTTTTGTTGGCGATCTGTCTCCTGGATCTGCCTACAAGATTTACCTAACGATAGCTGACAGGAATGGAAACGTCAATCCAGTGGTGCAGGTTGTGCATGCATCCACAAAATACTGCACGCCGTGCCCGATCTTCAAGGTTTTGGCTGTAGGCACCAGATGCGACTGTGTGGTGCCTACAATTTTCACACTGCGTGTTTTGACGACAGGAAATGAGCTGATGAACAACAGGGGCGCACTGAAAGCTTCGGTCGCAGAGCAGCTTGGTGTAGCTGTGTCGCAGGTGGCAATGATGTCTTGGGAGCGCGCAGTTGGGCATCCAGGGTACATGACGGTAACGCTATCTGTGCTGCCCTTCAGTGCAAGCGACAATTCAACCACCGCAGCTGTTGCCAGTGCGCTTGCATCTGAAAACCTTAACATTGGCGGCGCTCCATCAGAGGTCAGTGATCTGATGCTGTCAGGAGAGCCAGATACGCGGATACTGTTTGGATCGAGAAACCGGCCGAAGGGTAGAACCAATCCGATGACGGAGGATGGAAGCATACCGGGGCAGCCAATGGAAGACCCCGAGCCGACAAACAGGGCCCTGTTCCATTGGAAGGTGCGGTTCGGCGATACAGAGTGCACAGCATGCATGTCGCAGTGCAAGCTTGATAATGGCCATTGGACTTCATGTACATCACCAAAAGTATACTATGCATTGCCACAAGGCGAACACAATTTTTTTGTACGAGGTTTGGGTGGTGACGGTGTGCCAGATAGTAATCCAGCAAGATATACATGGACAATCCGATACAGGACAGAAGTATATTTCGGTGTTGACCGGATACCTCCTGCTTCCGTCAACAGCAGCAACATCACATTTTCTTTAAGCAGCAACAAACGTGGGGCGATGTTTGAGTATAGCTTTAACTCGTATGACAAATTTCCAGTATACAGGTCCTTGCCTCAAGGGGTATCAACAGTTAAGGTGAACAGCAGCGTCGGTGTAAATATTTTTGCAGCAAGGGCCATAGCAGAAGGAGAGACTTCCACGACTGTGGCGAAACACACCTGGGTGTACGATATCTACGAGCCATTTGCTAATGTGACTACGTCCGCAGTGAAAAACGGGTCGATGGTGAACAAATTGACAAATATTCAATTTGTGGTATTCGGCAACGACACGGATCCAACTTTTTTGCCGAATGCTGGAGTTGAAGAAATTTGGATTCGGTTCATGCGCGTGAAAGACAGTGCaacctcgccaccgccgctctTCGATTGGCGCCTTGCCGACCACATTTTTGCGGCACAGACTGAGTTCACGCTTGACTCGACAATTTCTGGTTTGCCTAACGGGATGTATGTGTTGAGTGCACGTGCAGTGGACAAAGCTGGCAATTCACGTTACACAGATGATGCATATGGACATGACCACTACTATTTTGAGCTCAGTGACCAAGTCCCGGGAATGCCAATCGTTTCTTCGGCGATTACGGTTGAGGATGTGATGACTGCTGTAAATAACACAGTGACTGGCGAGAGGCAACTTCGCATCTCGAGCACCATCCCTTCGGCTGAGGCATATGCATATCTTTTCACTGACATCAGAAACGGACAGCTTTTCTGGCCAGACGGTGTCACCGAGATTTTCGACGGCGACTACGTTTTAGCAGCCAACGTGAGCGATGGTTTAAGATACCTTCCATCTAAGGATCTGAACAACAAGGCAGTACTGCTTGATGGTACCCATCCTAATTTTTCATTCACGGTTAGGTCTGCGGGGTCTTTTGACAACCGGGCACTGGTTGACACCCCAGTCATCGCACACATCTCAGTATTGAGTGCAAACGACCCGCCAGTACTCGATCCAGATGAAGATTATCACCTTACTGGGTTATATATTTACGATGCTGTCAGCAATGTGACTAATATTGGAGACTCTGTGTTTGACATTGTGAACAAGGGTTTCTCTGACATCGACGAGGGTTACAATTCAACACGTGCTAACATGGGCATGGTCATACTGAGTGCAGATTCTTCACGTGGCGTTTGGCATTGGTCCGATAGTGCAGGCATGACTTGGCACGATTTCCCTGAGGACCTTAGTCCTGAGAGACCATTGCTGGTCCGTGCTGGGTTGAAAGACAGGTTACGATATCTTCCCAAGCTTGAGAATGGGCTTCCGCTGGATGATTTGGTATGGACATCGAGTATAACATTCCGAGCATGGGATGGCGTATCTGGGCACGTTACTGGCAGTCGTGGACAGTGGTTCTTCGCTGAGGGGTATCCGTTGAATACGACCCTGCATCCAGCTGCCAAGTATAACGATTCACTTTTCCCCCCACCACAGGCTTCAAAGTTCATCTACTACGACGCAACGTCATTCGATGCGGGAGGGTTTCACTCGATGACAATTGCATCGGCTTATATTGAATTATACGGAATCAGATATGGAGCATATGTCCGTGCTAACCGCAGAGACACTGAGCTTGAGCGTCTGCGGCAAGAAAAAGCCCGGCAATCATTTTGTCCCCCAGACCATGGCTCTGCGTTGCGGCTTCCAGTACATGATGGGAATGCGTCCGTTTCCATGCGAGTCGACCGCAACACTGAAAGAATCATCGTGAAGCCGCCTTGGACAGTCGAGGCATGGGTTCGAAGAGATGTAGTGACAAATGAGCAGACACTGTTTTCGGACCCATTAACTGGTGGCGCCATTCTTCTCGGTCTTGCACCAGGCACAGGCATCAGCGGAGTGATCCTTCCTCACCAGAGCGAGGCACGAAAGATTGCTCGTCACAATTTCTATACTGCGAAGAACAACACCGCCGCAGATCATGCTGCTGCACAAATATCGATGGTCGAGGCAGCATGTCCTCGGTGGAACTTTTCACTCCCACTCAACAAGTGGACACACCTTGCATTTGTTGCTTTGCCTGACGGTGAATCTTaccgtcccccgcgcgcttaCATCAGGCTCTATGTTGACGGTCTTTATATCGGATCGATCGGCCCGGATGCTGGAATGAATATGCCTCTCGGTACCATAGGATCACCGGGCCGTGCAGCATTTGCCATCGATGAGGTCAAATATTGGTCGTCCGCCAGAACTCCATATGACTTATTCTACAATAAAGGGCTCTTCCTAGCAGGTGATGAACCCGATCTAGTTTCGTATCTCGCACTTGAAGAAGGATGTGGAAACACCACACACGATATGGCAGCAGCTGCGTCATCGGAAGCGCAGTCCATCTGGGACATCCATGTCACCAATGCATCATGGGAGCGACAAATTTTGGGATTGCTTCGCTGCGCAGAGATACTCGCCGTCACTTCCAACCACGTATCTTCCGGCGGCGGTATCACGATTACCTTGCACGGTGCTAGCTTCAGAAGGCCCCAACTAGCTTCCATGAAGTATTTGAATCACCAAGTCATACCACCAGCCCTCGACTGGGATTGGAGAAATCCGATTTGTCGCTTTGGATATCGTGGCAGAACACTTGATGTGCCTGCTACTATTGTGAGCTCAGAGATCGTCACTTGTCCAGCAGCGACCTGGTCGGATGCCAACATGATGCGCGGATTTGTAAGCCTTGAGTTTTGCGATTTGGGTATGAGTTGCtgttcgtcgccggcgagacTGGATGTGCCCAGGCCGAACATATACCCAGCAAACTACATGCCACAGCTTCAAAATATGGAAGTCAACACACAGATTTTGCATAGACACGCCAAGGCCACAGACGTCTGGCCACTAAATTTTGAGACATTTACCGGCACAATGATCATGATTAGGGGTTGGGGCTTTGCGCCACTGACCGATGATGTCAAGCTTGGATATCGAGGGCACGATGACGATGCATATTGCAACTATACGACAGTGCTCTTTGATAGTTCAACACTTTTTGATTCGGCAAATGGGCTGAAATTTACCACCAGCAGTGTGCGTAGCGCACAATACAGAGATACCCCAAATGCATCTGCTCCACTTTACTCCAAGATGTTAAATTTCAGTGAATGGGAAAAAATAAACAGCATCGCGAATGAAAGTGGGAGGAGTTTCACGCGCTGGTTCTCCGTCCCTGCACATATCATCTCTGGCTCATTGGCGGTCTGCGAGACCCCAGTGCTTCCACACACCTTTTCGACGACACGAGCTGTCGTCCACCTTCACGTCTCACTTATGCTTAATAATGGTGCAATGAAAGTCGATGTAGGTCCGCAACTGAAATGGCCGGTTCGCGCAGTTTTTCCAGATAAACTGAGGGTCACACGGGTGGTCGCTGATGACTTGAATTCAAAGGGCATTTTCATTGCGGAGCAGGACGGAGGGACAGTTTTGATGCTGTCCACAACGCACACAGACCCAGCTGCGGATCCATCGTGTCAGTTTGGCAGCGTAAAAGTCCACGGACGGTTCGCGGGTCTCCACAATGTTGAGTGTGTCCTTCCTGTGGCACAAGGTCCAGTGGGTGATTCAAAAGTTGTGGAAGTACGTTTCACGCTATTTTCGGGTGCCAGTCGACATGATCCAGTCTACTCTCGTCTCGGGGATCAGGCAGTAACAATGGCCTGGTCCACGCCCGCTAATTTGATTGCATCGACACCTTCGGTGCTGACACTTGATAGCGTCGCTCAAGGAGAGGTGCACATATTCGGATCGTCATTTCCAGCCGATGTCGCTAAAGTCGCTTGTTCTTTTGGTAACTTTACTGACTGGGGTGCGCAAATCCCCACTGACGAGGCGGTGCTGTTTGCAACATCACTCGCCGTGTCAGTACTTCGCTGTAGTCCACCCAAGGCGTTTATGGCAGTTGGGTTTTTCCCACTCACGCTGAATGTCGCCCATGCTGTCAAGAATGTCTTCAGCCATGCTGGCGATGACCTTCTTATTATGTTCCGTATGAATCCATCTGTGAGCGCGCTGGGTGCAGATGCTGGACCGACCAACGGTGGGTGGCTTGTGAGCTTGTATGGCGATGGATTTCTCCCTGGAGATGGTTGTGCGCTGGTAGTCTCGGGAGGAAATGCTGACAAATGCAGCACGCCAGGATACTTGGTGAGCTCAGCCATACTTCGATGTGAAGCGCCAGATCTTACAAGAATGTCACGAGCCCCAGCATCAGCCCAAGTCTCGGAGACTGGTTCACACGATCCCGAGAGCATCGATGACAGTGGAGAATCAAACTTCATAATTGATGAACAATCCTTCGATAGAAATCCTACTCTCCGAATTCACCTTGCAGTTCCTGGCGGCTGGGATGGTCAAACATTGGTTCAGGGTACTAGTGGCAGTGCGTCAGCAACCACATTTCAGCCTGTCGATGACCTGGACATCATACGTCCGGCATATCTGCCTGCTTCTGGCGGAACGATATTGCACTTGACAGGCCACAATTTACTAACACAAATATCAATTCGCAACCGTGGAAGGTGCAGCGTAGGGACTTACGATGTTGCGACGCGGCCGGCAAGTGCAGTTTTTGATCAAATCACTATTGAATGTGTGACTCCAGCGCTCCTCCCCAGTCGCATTACAAAAACATCAGGCCTACATGTGGCTGCAGTGCCAGCCTACCCATCTGGTCTAGTTGGCTCGAACGTGACTACTCATCCGATCGGGTACGCACCGATCCTTGCAAGGGTTACGAATATGCTGGTTGGGTCACCCGCGCCACTGGAGGGAACTATCGGACCTGGTTTGGAAATTTTCACTTCGCTTTCATTTGCTAGCCATGAGACCATTACCACGTCCTCCGGGTCCTTGAAAGACTTATTCAGCGGAACTATGAAACTCGTGTGCTTTGTTCCTGAGTACAACCACTCGTTGGTGATCGAAGAACTGGAAAACGAGGCAGAGGATGCCAACCACCTCCAACAACATCGATATCTGATGGTGCCCACGACTATGCAGACGATCCATGCATTAACATCACCGAACAGTAACGGcaaggcgtcgcgcggctgTTGTTCATTGCCACGTGCTCCCAAGAGTACTAGCGCGGGCTTTTCCACCATGTTTGTGGGACCGACTAGTGCTGAGAGTCTCACGGCAACTACTGCGCTCCTTTCTGTCGAATTTGAGTATGCGTTCTCCCCGGAGCCGTACTCCTTCAGCACACACAGTGGCACAGTGCCAATCCAGGTTTTGGATTCCAACGTTCGATTTCAACATCTCATTTCCTCCAGGGGTCGAGGTTTCTATGTCGCGTCAGGTGCCGGCACGAAGAGGGAAGACACAATCCTTGACATCACACATGACGCTGTGGCTACTGCAGGAGGGAAAACGGGCAAAGTATTTCACGGCTGCAGTGATGGGTGTGAACATCCGAACGACGATGAGAGCGCCGTCATTTTCAACCGTGACGTCAACGAGAACGAGGAGAAGATGGACCTAGGGTGTGCCTGGTGGCACGGTAGCGGGGCAGGGACAGCTGCATTACCTATTCATGTAGTTGGGCAAGATTTCAGACGTGGAGCAGGCATGCTTGTGCGTTTCGGTGGTACTCCAGAGAGCGCCGGCGCATCCTCGAGACAGTTCTCATCGGTTGCACTGTTCGAGTCGAGCGCACTGGATCATATGCGTCGTGCTACCATTAACATACTGACACGCATGGTTATGGTACCAGCGCACTTTGTTTCGTCAGTAATAGTCAAGGTTGAGCCTCCGCAGAGCAAACAGCTGAAGCCGGGGAGTGTGCCACTAGCTGTGACtgggaacggcggcgcgagttTTTCGACACGCACCCTGCTATATTCGCAAGAATTCCCTAATTAA